From a region of the Myroides sp. JBRI-B21084 genome:
- a CDS encoding phosphatase PAP2 family protein, producing the protein MLENLIQKDQQLLIYLNNLGTPFLDPIFMYITHQKNWWPFFVFLIFLLLKKISLKQFALLVVVLAVFFVFTDQLTNVFKYGVNRLRPVNDPLIEPYLRVLRKAGSPSFFSGHASNSSGATLLLFLILKKYYKYCGFLFLFPLIFAYTRIYLGLHYPLDILCGYLFGLTSGFLFYTLFKFVNNKYNLTDKRFQNPFK; encoded by the coding sequence ATGCTTGAAAACTTAATACAAAAAGACCAACAGTTACTTATTTATTTAAACAATTTAGGAACCCCATTTTTAGATCCTATTTTTATGTACATAACCCATCAAAAAAATTGGTGGCCTTTTTTTGTATTTTTAATTTTTTTATTACTAAAAAAAATATCGCTTAAACAATTTGCTCTTTTAGTAGTTGTATTGGCCGTTTTTTTTGTGTTTACCGATCAGCTTACAAACGTTTTTAAATATGGTGTTAACAGGTTACGCCCCGTTAACGATCCACTTATTGAACCTTACTTGCGCGTGTTGCGTAAAGCAGGTAGTCCTAGTTTTTTTTCGGGACATGCATCCAATTCAAGCGGAGCCACCTTACTACTTTTTTTAATCCTTAAAAAGTATTACAAATACTGCGGCTTTTTATTTTTGTTTCCGTTAATATTTGCTTATACTCGTATTTATTTGGGGTTACATTACCCGTTAGATATTTTATGTGGGTATCTTTTTGGTTTAACATCGGGCTTTTTGTTTTACACCCTTTTTAAATTTGTAAACAACAAATATAATTTAACCGATAAACGCTTTCAAAACCCTTTTAAATAA
- a CDS encoding twin-arginine translocase TatA/TatE family subunit: protein MVTNLHITPLFLGIGGGELVFIVIAILMLFGSDKVPEMARGLARVINQVKNASNDIKSEITKSVDETGVVKDIKEAVNVEDIKKRVGLNDIKTAMDLDQYNPVNDIQQEIDQAKEDIENMTGPIKRNK, encoded by the coding sequence ATGGTAACAAACTTACATATAACACCTCTTTTTTTAGGCATAGGTGGCGGCGAATTGGTTTTTATTGTAATTGCCATTTTAATGCTTTTTGGTTCAGATAAAGTGCCCGAAATGGCACGTGGTTTGGCACGCGTTATTAATCAAGTTAAAAATGCATCTAACGATATCAAATCTGAAATTACCAAAAGTGTAGATGAAACAGGTGTAGTAAAAGATATTAAAGAAGCTGTTAATGTAGAAGATATTAAAAAACGCGTTGGCTTAAACGATATTAAAACCGCTATGGACTTAGATCAATACAACCCTGTTAACGATATTCAGCAAGAAATTGACCAAGCCAAAGAAGATATTGAAAACATGACCGGACCCATTAAGCGCAACAAATAA